The following coding sequences lie in one Silvanigrella aquatica genomic window:
- the rpsE gene encoding 30S ribosomal protein S5, with amino-acid sequence MNKEEQKKDRFEDRVVSVSRVSKTVKGGRRMSFSALVVVGDRQGTVGYGLGKAAEVPEAVRKAVAQAKKSLITVPMEKQTIPFVVNAKFGASHLLLSPATEGSGIVAGSSVRAVAELAGIPNIMAKIQGSRNPHNVVKATFKGLKQLSTTEEYLKARK; translated from the coding sequence ATGAATAAAGAAGAACAGAAAAAAGATCGTTTTGAAGATCGTGTCGTTAGTGTTTCACGCGTATCCAAAACAGTCAAAGGCGGTAGACGTATGAGCTTTTCCGCCCTTGTTGTTGTTGGTGATCGTCAAGGTACAGTAGGCTATGGTCTCGGCAAAGCTGCTGAAGTTCCAGAGGCTGTTAGAAAAGCGGTTGCACAAGCAAAAAAATCACTCATTACAGTGCCAATGGAAAAACAAACCATTCCATTTGTAGTGAATGCAAAGTTTGGCGCAAGTCACCTTCTTTTGAGCCCAGCTACTGAAGGTAGTGGTATTGTTGCAGGAAGTTCAGTGCGTGCTGTTGCTGAGCTTGCAGGCATTCCTAATATTATGGCGAAAATTCAAGGTAGTCGTAATCCTCACAATGTTGTAAAAGCAACATTTAAGGGTTTAAAACAGCTTTCTACTACTGAAGAATACTTAAAAGCACGTAAGTAA
- the infA gene encoding translation initiation factor IF-1: MAEYDNKPKKAKFDEDDKAKRVELEEDRPKKVELEGIVAEKLPNNLFIVELDNSLKVLAHVSGRMKMNCINILPSDRVKVELNPNDKTKDGRFRAKIVFRSK; the protein is encoded by the coding sequence ATGGCTGAATATGATAATAAACCTAAAAAGGCGAAGTTTGACGAAGACGACAAAGCCAAGAGGGTTGAGCTAGAAGAAGACAGACCTAAAAAAGTTGAATTGGAAGGTATCGTTGCAGAAAAGTTACCTAACAATTTATTTATAGTAGAACTCGACAATAGTCTCAAGGTTTTAGCTCATGTATCGGGTCGAATGAAAATGAATTGCATCAACATATTGCCTAGTGATAGAGTAAAAGTTGAACTAAATCCAAATGATAAGACTAAAGATGGCCGGTTTAGAGCTAAAATCGTTTTTAGGTCTAAATAA
- the rplR gene encoding 50S ribosomal protein L18: protein MYRIINRKQIRQLRKMRFWRRRSSDLTKPRLCIFKSSRHIQAQVIDDAKGIVIACASSIEADVKATGLRGKTMAVKVGNLVAERAKKAGVGAVVFDRNGFTYHGRVQVLADSAREAGLQF from the coding sequence ATGTATCGTATAATTAATCGCAAACAGATCAGACAATTGCGCAAAATGCGCTTTTGGCGTCGTCGTTCTTCTGATTTAACAAAACCTCGCCTTTGTATCTTCAAGAGCAGCCGCCACATTCAGGCTCAAGTTATTGATGATGCAAAAGGTATTGTAATTGCATGCGCAAGTTCTATTGAAGCCGATGTAAAAGCAACTGGCCTTCGCGGCAAGACAATGGCTGTAAAAGTTGGAAATCTTGTTGCTGAAAGAGCGAAAAAAGCGGGTGTCGGAGCTGTTGTATTTGACAGAAACGGTTTCACATACCATGGGCGTGTTCAAGTTCTTGCTGATTCCGCTCGTGAAGCTGGTCTTCAGTTCTAA
- the rplF gene encoding 50S ribosomal protein L6 — MSRVGKQPIKIPSGVTVKLSGTILEVNGSKGAMKRDTFGRIAIAQQNNEVVVSANDGENSSAYWGLYRTLLSNMVQGVSAGFSKSLEIQGTGYRASMAGKVLNLTVGYSHPVNIDPPVGITFEVDKTGKVGISGVDKELVGQVAAKVRSVRPAEPYQGKGIRYAGEVIATKVGKSAGKK; from the coding sequence ATGTCAAGAGTTGGTAAGCAGCCAATTAAAATTCCTTCGGGAGTAACCGTCAAATTAAGCGGAACTATTCTCGAAGTGAATGGCTCTAAAGGCGCGATGAAACGCGACACCTTTGGACGTATTGCAATTGCTCAACAAAATAATGAAGTTGTCGTTTCCGCTAATGACGGAGAAAACAGCTCTGCGTATTGGGGTCTTTACAGAACCCTTCTTTCTAACATGGTTCAAGGTGTTTCCGCTGGTTTCAGCAAATCTCTTGAAATCCAAGGTACAGGTTACCGCGCGAGTATGGCTGGTAAGGTTTTAAATCTTACAGTTGGTTACTCCCACCCTGTAAATATTGACCCACCTGTAGGAATCACTTTTGAAGTTGATAAAACAGGTAAGGTTGGTATCTCTGGCGTTGATAAAGAGCTCGTAGGACAAGTTGCGGCAAAAGTGCGCTCTGTACGCCCTGCGGAACCTTATCAAGGTAAGGGAATTCGTTATGCTGGCGAAGTGATAGCAACTAAAGTTGGTAAATCTGCAGGTAAGAAATAA
- the rplO gene encoding 50S ribosomal protein L15, with protein sequence MRIEELRPNPGARKDRRRLGRGPGSGLGKTGGRGGKGQTARSGSSIRPGFEGGQTPLYRRIPKRGFKNACAINVESLNLKDSSQYIEAGILDGRGFVAKGIAKLLSVGEVPADLKTVKNFVMSAGAREKLLAKGVTIEE encoded by the coding sequence GTGAGAATAGAAGAACTTCGCCCTAATCCGGGTGCAAGAAAAGATAGACGCCGTTTAGGTAGAGGCCCAGGTAGTGGTCTTGGTAAAACAGGTGGTCGCGGTGGTAAAGGCCAAACAGCTCGTTCTGGCTCTAGCATCCGTCCTGGTTTTGAAGGGGGTCAAACTCCTCTTTACCGTAGAATTCCAAAACGTGGATTTAAAAACGCTTGCGCAATTAACGTAGAATCCTTGAATCTCAAAGATTCTTCACAATACATTGAAGCGGGCATTTTAGATGGTCGTGGATTTGTAGCGAAAGGCATTGCAAAATTACTTTCTGTTGGTGAAGTTCCTGCAGATCTTAAAACTGTGAAAAACTTTGTTATGTCCGCTGGAGCACGTGAAAAACTGCTCGCAAAAGGCGTAACCATCGAGGAGTAA
- a CDS encoding adenylate kinase family protein yields MKVIIFLGPPGVGKGTQCSLLSTRLGVKHISTGAIIRQEIASESALGLRVKSIVEAGHLVDDKSIFECLESALSSMNFQNNDLILLDGIPRNLSQAKEFEVLIGKFSSKVDLVISLSADLNKLLERFERRWTCSACGKIESIAPHTDMSHYACRSCEKTGTMFRRKDDEPETVKRRFAVYQQETLPLVSYYADKNNLSIIDGLRQPEIVYAEIVSILLRK; encoded by the coding sequence ATGAAGGTAATCATTTTTTTAGGCCCTCCAGGCGTAGGCAAGGGAACCCAGTGTTCTTTATTGAGCACACGCTTAGGAGTAAAGCATATCTCTACTGGCGCTATCATTCGCCAGGAAATTGCTTCTGAATCCGCTCTAGGATTGAGGGTAAAAAGCATTGTTGAAGCAGGACATTTAGTTGATGACAAATCAATTTTCGAATGTTTGGAGAGTGCTTTAAGCTCTATGAACTTTCAAAATAACGATCTTATTTTGTTAGATGGCATTCCTAGAAACCTTTCTCAAGCAAAAGAATTTGAAGTTCTTATTGGCAAGTTTTCTAGTAAAGTTGATCTCGTCATTTCGCTATCGGCTGACTTGAACAAATTACTAGAGAGATTTGAAAGAAGATGGACGTGTTCCGCTTGCGGGAAAATTGAATCTATCGCACCTCATACAGACATGTCTCATTATGCTTGTAGAAGTTGCGAAAAAACGGGGACAATGTTCCGCCGTAAGGACGATGAACCCGAAACAGTAAAAAGACGTTTTGCTGTTTATCAGCAGGAAACTCTTCCATTGGTTTCATACTATGCTGATAAAAACAACTTAAGCATTATTGATGGGTTACGTCAGCCCGAAATTGTTTATGCTGAAATTGTATCAATTTTGTTAAGAAAATAA
- the rpmJ gene encoding 50S ribosomal protein L36 produces the protein MKVRASVKPICDKCKVIRRVGVVRVICENKKHKQRQG, from the coding sequence ATGAAGGTTAGAGCTAGTGTAAAGCCAATTTGCGATAAATGCAAAGTAATTCGTCGCGTTGGTGTAGTTAGAGTTATTTGTGAAAATAAAAAACACAAGCAGCGTCAAGGTTAA
- the secY gene encoding preprotein translocase subunit SecY — MLFTLLALLVFRFGVHIPVPGIDAKELALFASQQGAGLLKIFNMFSGGALSHFSIFSLAVMPYISASIIIQLMTVVVPSLEQMQKEGGVGRQKITRITRTLSVLLALVQAYLLSAGLEASRGPNGGMIVLDPGLSFRLMSCVLMAAGSCFVMWLGEQITDKGIGNGISLLIFAGIVAYLPSSANTIVEMVKQNSGALLGALGIVAFALLLVFAVTFFEQSYRKVPIHYAKRLVGKRVMSAQATHLPLKVNMAGIMAAIFASTILAVPATFLSFKGAAGNVWLSDFLPGHWLYNAVFVVLGLFFSFFYASIVFKSDDVAENLKKQNAYIPGVRPGSETAEALDTVVTRLTFAGAIYMNLIVIVPSLVGGTFSQQMTFGGTSLLIVVGVALEAIRQVRAQLATQKYDFLIFPSHSRDTTANDTRL; from the coding sequence TTGTTGTTTACATTGTTAGCACTTCTCGTTTTCCGCTTTGGAGTGCATATCCCTGTGCCTGGTATCGATGCGAAAGAGCTTGCTCTTTTTGCAAGTCAACAGGGCGCGGGCTTGCTTAAAATATTTAATATGTTTTCAGGCGGTGCGTTAAGTCACTTCTCCATTTTTAGCCTTGCAGTCATGCCTTATATTTCTGCAAGTATTATTATCCAACTCATGACTGTTGTTGTTCCTTCGCTGGAACAAATGCAAAAAGAGGGTGGCGTAGGTAGACAAAAGATCACCCGCATTACAAGGACCCTTTCCGTTCTTTTAGCCCTTGTCCAAGCCTATTTATTATCGGCGGGATTAGAGGCATCACGGGGCCCTAATGGTGGAATGATCGTACTCGATCCTGGCTTGTCCTTTAGACTCATGTCTTGTGTTTTAATGGCTGCTGGAAGTTGTTTTGTTATGTGGTTAGGTGAGCAAATCACGGACAAAGGTATAGGAAACGGAATTAGTTTGCTTATTTTTGCTGGTATCGTTGCTTATTTACCTTCATCCGCAAATACAATTGTTGAAATGGTTAAGCAAAATAGTGGTGCTTTGTTAGGAGCGCTTGGTATTGTTGCTTTTGCACTTCTTCTTGTTTTTGCAGTTACGTTTTTTGAACAAAGTTATAGAAAAGTTCCTATTCATTATGCCAAGCGCTTGGTTGGAAAAAGGGTTATGTCTGCGCAAGCAACGCATTTGCCTTTAAAAGTGAATATGGCTGGTATTATGGCGGCTATCTTTGCTTCCACCATTTTAGCGGTGCCTGCTACCTTTTTAAGTTTTAAGGGTGCTGCTGGAAATGTTTGGTTATCGGATTTTTTACCAGGGCATTGGTTGTATAATGCTGTCTTTGTTGTGTTGGGTTTATTCTTTTCCTTTTTCTATGCCTCTATTGTCTTTAAATCAGATGATGTTGCTGAAAACTTGAAAAAGCAAAATGCTTATATCCCTGGTGTTCGCCCCGGAAGTGAAACGGCTGAAGCTTTAGATACCGTAGTGACGCGCCTCACATTTGCAGGTGCTATTTATATGAATCTTATTGTTATCGTCCCTTCATTGGTTGGTGGAACTTTCTCTCAGCAAATGACGTTTGGTGGAACTTCTCTTTTGATTGTTGTTGGTGTGGCTCTTGAAGCAATTCGCCAAGTAAGAGCGCAGCTTGCAACGCAAAAATATGACTTTCTGATTTTCCCATCTCATTCACGAGATACAACAGCGAATGATACAAGGTTATGA
- the rpmD gene encoding 50S ribosomal protein L30, translating to MQNINTPKIKVTLLRSFAGRSESQRRTLVSLGLSKIGSSRVLPNVNPVLGQVNKVIQFIRVEPAE from the coding sequence ATGCAAAATATTAATACCCCAAAAATTAAAGTGACTTTGCTTCGTAGCTTTGCAGGACGTAGCGAATCACAGCGCAGAACCCTAGTTTCACTTGGTCTTTCTAAAATTGGTTCCTCACGTGTATTACCAAACGTGAACCCAGTACTTGGCCAGGTCAACAAGGTAATTCAATTTATCAGGGTTGAACCAGCTGAGTAA